The Gossypium hirsutum isolate 1008001.06 chromosome A13, Gossypium_hirsutum_v2.1, whole genome shotgun sequence nucleotide sequence CAACCTGCCTCTAAGTGATATTGTATTTTTGTTCCAGGCCGCCTTTGGATACATGCTGCCAGTAAAGTCCCGGATGAATCTACGATCAAAGCAATGGAGGATTTCTATAGGGAAATTTACGCATTGAATGGAATTACCGATATTAAATTTCCAGAACATTACCCTATCTCAAGACTGCTAGGTTAGTCCTTTCTATACTAATCTGATCTCTTTTGGTATTCCTGGTGCTTTATTGCTTGTTTTCGGTTTTTGCATTATTTACTGAAATCAGTACATTGCAAAtcgataaaataatttttttgaaagcgGAAAGATTTCATCTGAATTTCAAATGATCtccttttcttatttctttctaatcTAGATTAATTATTCCGTGGCATAGGGTGCGTCGAAGTGGTTGGCTGTTTGACATGTGAAGAATTGGTTCAATGGGAGGCACTACCTGAAGCGGTGGGCAACTTAGCTTTTCTTCCCTTTATGTTATTCAGTGCTCAACATGATATGCAACAATTTCGATCCActcatttttctttcttgtttttctttgtgTACCCAGGTTAGGCTAGAAGGACAAACTGATTTTTGCTGGCTCTGTGAACAACCAAAGGTTTTACTTTCACGTTTGATGGTTCCTATTCTATTTATTctcttattctgtttctttccaaTTAGATATTATATTGTGAttggtttttctttttgggttcGTTGTAGAAATTGTTAGTTCCATTCGAGATGCGAGGATACCAGCGTGTTTATAATTTGGAAAAGAAGGTAAACTCATGCTTATGCCACTCTCTCAATTTGCTCTGAATTGGTATTGATGGAAATATTTCTAACAGATATATGAGGCTGCTGTTAGAGGCCTTGTCCCAGTTGATGGTCCGGCACCTGTAAAATTTCCATTACCAAACCTGAGGGATCCTTTCTCCTTGAAGCCGGGATCGATTGTGGCTTCCTTTTCTAATTCAAAAGCATCTGCCATTGAGAAATCATCTAGTCTCAGTGCAGCAATAGCTGGTGCACGAGCAGCTGCTACACAGTTTTCAAAGGACCAAAATATCCGTACAAATGCCATCCTGAACAGTGCACCTGATTCAACATCGACTGAAACGCGGACGATATTTATAGAAGATGATAGAATACCTGATGGTAACTTAAAGGAAggatccatggaggcaaattcaGCCTCAAAGCAAAGTGACTATGTCGAGGAAGAGGGAAGCAGTAGTCGCAATCAACCTCCTACACGTCCAGAACAGGATTCAGGTGCCCCATCTAAGGTAAGCACTCATTTACTTCAATATGATTTCTGGTGTTTAACTCTATGCTATTgtaactcttcatttttcttaaagtatcaGTGTTTGACATACATTCGTATACGAGGACGGAGATATAATCTTTCAAATACCTTGGCaaaaaacttggaaaaattgaAGATATGTATATCTGATTGCTCCATGttcatttttttagatttttgcaGCGGCGTTAAGGGGGCTGAAGCCATCGTGAATCTCAAGTCGTCAACTAATTCTTAGGGCAAGGAGCTTGTATAATTCATTTTCTTCATTAATCTTTTTCCATTTTAATGTATGATTCAATTATCCTTGTATGTTTCTGGTTCTTAGGGCTTGGTTTATGTGTTGAATTTTCATGGattattctaattttataaaCTCTTGACATAATGTAGAAACGATAACTATTTCATGCAAGAGTGGATTCTCCAGCATTATTTTTCAGTTTACTGCTTTTTTAATATGTAGTTAATGAGTAATGACATTCACCATTAACAAATAGTTTCTATACATGTGtgcttttatatgtatattttggaAGTGAAAGACAATGCATTTTCtgtcaaaaaaaggaaaaaattatctgtatttacataaaatattaacCATAATTTGATGGTCAGAGAAAAGACCGGATCAAAGCCAACCCAAACTTCTGTCATTTCCCTAGAGATGAAATCATCGTGCATGCTTATTGATGTCTTATATCCAAACACATTTGAGTATG carries:
- the LOC107893197 gene encoding uncharacterized protein, translating into MSRDKYKKQPPIFFRLQPIAKIQILSAFLTNQTLLREKTMRKAGPRKEGNYTNPCLTMHQPWASLLVYGIKRIEGRSWPAPIRGRLWIHAASKVPDESTIKAMEDFYREIYALNGITDIKFPEHYPISRLLGCVEVVGCLTCEELVQWEALPEAVRLEGQTDFCWLCEQPKKLLVPFEMRGYQRVYNLEKKIYEAAVRGLVPVDGPAPVKFPLPNLRDPFSLKPGSIVASFSNSKASAIEKSSSLSAAIAGARAAATQFSKDQNIRTNAILNSAPDSTSTETRTIFIEDDRIPDGNLKEGSMEANSASKQSDYVEEEGSSSRNQPPTRPEQDSGAPSKIFAAALRGLKPS